One Salmo trutta chromosome 12, fSalTru1.1, whole genome shotgun sequence genomic region harbors:
- the smpd1 gene encoding sphingomyelin phosphodiesterase — translation MRSAPIPCAVGLLCCVLVLCSVPLGTSFPVQDEGKPGITFLEEVGRLRVGFNWRNLTCPVCKVLFTILDIALLSDVNEERVARAVGEACIRLHLAEERVCRQITELFRDDFIRALQQSLLWPSEACALLVGMSCGRFDIYAPWNVTLPRIPKPPVTPPTPPKPGAPQSRVLFLTDIHWDQEYAVGSSADCKDPLCCRNESGSPSWRQRAAGFWGSYSKCDLPLRTVKNMLENAARTGPWDWVYWTGDIPAHNIWSQTRKQQLSELTVITRLIHSHLGNLKVYPAIGNHESTPVNSFPPPFVRGNRSSRWLYDTMAEEWAPWLPEQALKTLRHGGFYTVEVQPGLRVVSLNMNFCAKENYWLMVNSTDPANQLQWLIHILQASEEKGERVHIIGHIPPGLCLSSWSWNYYHIINRYEGTVTGQFFGHTHMDEFQMFYDEATMTRAVGVAFIAPSITTYINLNPGYRVYLVDGNYKGSSRFVLDHETYILNLTEANRQPEGGVSSLLPSPSQHPIFHPDPNPKWTLLYRASEAYGVSSLFPSDWDGLIRTFVQDDRVFQRFWYLSHKGHVSEPCIDACKTTVICFLRSGRYDELEKCDQLEFGGDTAVRKTLC, via the exons ATGCGGTCCGCACCAATCCCCTGCGCCGTGGGGTTGCTGTGTTGTGTTCTGGTGTTGTGCTCGGTACCGTTGGGGACCTCGTTCCCCGTTCAGGACGAGGGGAAACCGGGCATAACGTTTCTGGAAGAGGTCGGGCGTCTCCGGGTCGGGTTCAACTGGCGGAACCTGACCTGTCCGGTGTGCAAAGTCCTCTTCACCATACTGGATATCGCTCTGCTG AGTGACGTTAACGAGGAGCGTGTTGCGCGGGCCGTGGGTGAGGCCTGTATCCGTCTCCACCTGGCTGAAGAGCGGGTCTGTCGTCAAATCACAGAGCTGTTCAGAGATGACTTCATCAG GGCCTTGCAGCAGTCTCTGTTGTGGCCTTCGGAGGCCTGTGCACTGCTGGTTGGGATGTCATGCGGACGCTTCGATATCTATGCCCCCTGGAACGTAACCCTACCCCGGATCCCCAAACCCCCAGTCACCCCGCCCACACCCCCCAAGCCTGGAGCACCACAGAGCAGGGTCCTCTTCCTCACAGACATACACTGGGATCAG GAGTATGCAGTGGGCAGCTCTGCTGATTGTAAGGACCCGTTGTGTTGTCGTAATGAGTCTGGATCTCCCAGCTGGCGTCAGAGAGCAGCTGGGTTCTGGGGCTCCTACAGTAAATGCGACCTGCCCCTGAGAACCGTGAAGAACATGTTGGAGAACGCAGCAAGAACCGGACCATGGGATTGGGTCTACTGGACAGGAGATATACCTGCTCATAACATCTGGTCTCAAACCAGGAAGCAAcaactgtctgaactcactgttATCACCAGACTGATACACAG TCACCTAGGTAACTTGAAGGTGTACCCGGCGATCGGTAACCATGAGAGCACCCCGGTCAACAGTTTCCCCCCGCCGTTCGTCCGCGGCAACCGGTCGTCACGCTGGCTCTACGACACCATGGCCGAGGAGTGGGCGCCGTGGTTACCAGAACAGGCCCTGAAGACCCTTAG gcATGGTGGGTTCTACACAGTCGAGGTCCAGCCAGGTCTTCGAGTGGTGTCTCTGAACATGAACTTCTGTGCCAAGGAAAACTATTGGCTGATGGTCAACTCTACTGACCCTGCTAACCAGCTCCAGTGGTTGATCCACATACTACAGGCCagtgaggagaagggagagagg GTCCACATCATCGGTCACATCCCCCCTGGTCTCTGTTTGAGCAGCTGGAGCTGGAACTATTACCACATCATCAACCG GTATGAGGGTACAGTCACGGGTCAGTtctttggccacacacacatggatgaGTTCCAGATGTTTTATGACGAGGCGACGATGACTAGGGCTGTGGGCGTGGCCTTCATCGCTCCCTCCATCACCACCTATATCAACCTcaacccag GTTACCGGGTCTACCTGGTCGACGGTAACTACAAGGGCAGTTCTCGGTTTGTTCTGGACCACGAGACGTATATCTTAAACCTTACAGAGGCTAACCGACAGCCTGAAGGAGGGGTCTCCTCCCTGCTCCCCAGcccatcacaacaccccatctTCCACCCTGACCCAAACCCCAAATGGACCCTCCTCTACCGCGCTTCTGAAGCCTACGGCGTCTCCTCCCTGTTCCCGTCGGACTGGGACGGGCTGATCAGGACCTTCGTCCAGGACGACCGGGTGTTTCAGCGGTTCTGGTACCTCAGTCATAAAGGTCACGTGTCAGAGCCCTGTATAGATGCCTGTAAGACAACAGTCATCTGTTTCCTACGTTCAGGCAGATATGATGAGCTGGAGAAGTGTGACCAGTTGGAGTTCGGGGGAGATACAGCTGTTAGGAAGACACTGTGTTGA